One region of Limnospira fusiformis SAG 85.79 genomic DNA includes:
- a CDS encoding endonuclease/exonuclease/phosphatase family protein gives MMTIDIVLLINAIDDLEPPFANFLETAEVMITVASSSSENWRVEWLQVEDGIPPNTMAAIDTIGDICSDFQWRPQAMRVIYYWEGRPTECQPNSTSLTTAINQAIASCKLHDVTIYINRQSSLSQDLIDTAYNRLAEATGGQTWGEENAIASWAIFLEYLTFHKPVKSPAILRSKTLKIGTFNLYNLVLPNRTYYETRQYTPELYHQKKTWISHQLATMQADIIGFQEIFDPEALQEILAATESYHNAHLITTNPTRDKPVVGLCSKLPIISWQIYDKFPPESQIDIEGTMIPINHFSRPVLAVNIQLQDSLQCTVFVVHLKSQRPQIPEGVDSQDPVEKAKGKVRSLLRRSAEATALRCIMLKTWSHSQNPIIILGDFNDSDLAITTKIMAGDISWKKTRFKPNHNHDELQLYSVKDIQARQSYRDCYYTYMYNGYYETLDHILVSQELVLENSRQVGKVSYVALFNDHLVDQSLSDESIEPWKSDHGQVVATIQLNGYS, from the coding sequence ATGATGACAATTGATATAGTGCTTTTAATCAATGCTATTGATGATTTGGAACCTCCCTTTGCCAATTTTTTAGAAACTGCTGAAGTGATGATTACAGTAGCTTCAAGTTCATCGGAAAATTGGCGCGTTGAATGGTTACAGGTTGAAGACGGTATCCCCCCAAATACCATGGCGGCTATTGATACTATTGGGGATATTTGTAGTGACTTTCAATGGCGACCACAAGCCATGAGAGTGATTTATTACTGGGAGGGTAGACCCACAGAATGTCAGCCAAACTCCACCAGTTTGACAACGGCGATTAATCAAGCGATCGCATCATGTAAACTCCATGATGTGACTATTTATATTAACCGCCAAAGTTCCCTAAGTCAAGACTTAATAGACACAGCATATAATCGTCTAGCCGAGGCAACTGGGGGACAGACCTGGGGGGAGGAAAATGCGATCGCTAGTTGGGCAATATTTCTGGAATATTTAACCTTTCACAAACCCGTAAAATCCCCAGCAATTCTCAGATCCAAAACCTTAAAAATAGGCACATTTAACCTATATAACTTAGTTTTACCCAATCGAACTTATTACGAAACTCGACAATATACCCCAGAACTTTACCACCAAAAAAAGACCTGGATTTCTCATCAGTTAGCAACCATGCAAGCCGACATCATCGGATTTCAAGAAATCTTTGACCCCGAAGCACTACAAGAAATTCTCGCCGCCACCGAATCCTATCATAACGCTCATTTAATTACCACGAATCCCACTCGTGATAAACCCGTAGTAGGTCTCTGTTCCAAATTACCAATTATCTCCTGGCAAATTTATGATAAATTCCCCCCAGAGTCTCAAATAGATATAGAAGGAACTATGATTCCCATTAACCATTTTTCGCGACCTGTGTTAGCAGTTAATATTCAACTACAAGACAGCCTACAGTGTACGGTTTTTGTTGTGCATCTAAAATCCCAGCGTCCCCAAATTCCCGAAGGAGTAGATAGCCAAGATCCCGTAGAAAAAGCCAAAGGAAAAGTCAGGTCTTTACTGCGTCGATCCGCCGAAGCTACTGCTTTACGATGTATTATGCTCAAGACTTGGAGCCATAGCCAAAATCCGATTATTATTTTAGGAGATTTTAATGATAGTGATTTAGCCATTACCACCAAAATTATGGCGGGGGATATTTCTTGGAAAAAAACCCGATTTAAACCAAACCACAACCATGATGAGTTACAGCTTTATAGTGTCAAAGATATTCAGGCTAGGCAAAGTTACCGAGACTGCTACTACACTTATATGTATAATGGTTATTATGAAACTCTCGATCATATTTTGGTTAGTCAAGAATTAGTTTTAGAAAACTCCCGCCAAGTTGGGAAGGTTAGTTATGTTGCCTTATTCAACGATCACCTTGTAGACCAAAGCC